In Nerophis ophidion isolate RoL-2023_Sa linkage group LG02, RoL_Noph_v1.0, whole genome shotgun sequence, one DNA window encodes the following:
- the mc1r gene encoding melanocyte-stimulating hormone receptor: protein MEFSNSSQGNLFIHHDYSGNMTKDNETNSSGSETNSMACFQLQIPQELFLSLGLISLLENILVVVAIIKNRNLHSPMYYFICCLAVSDMLVSVSNVVETIVMLLHDHGLMDLYPGILRHLDNIIDVMICSSVVSSLSFLSTIAADRYITIFYALRYHSIMTTQRAVTIIAAVWLASITSSIFFIVYHTDNAVIVCLVTFFCSSLVFNAVLYMHMFLLARMHSRSIPANFNKKRRPSTSMKGAITLTILLGVFIVCWGPFFLHLILILTCPTSPFCNCFFQNFNLFLILIICNSLIDPLIYAYRSQELRKTLKELLLCSWFFGSD from the coding sequence ATGGAGTTCTCCAATAGTTCCCAAGGTAACCTCTTCATCCACCATGACTACTCTGGCAACATGACAAAGGACAATGAGACCAACTCAAGCGGTTCTGAAACCAACTCCATGGCTTGCTTTCAGCTGCAGATCCCGCAGGAACTGTTCTTGTCGCTAGGCCTCATCAGCCTGTTGGAGAACATTCTGGTGGTGGTGGCCATCATCAAGAATCGCAACCTGCACTCCCCCATGTATTACTTCATCTGCTGCCTGGCCGTGTCCGACATGCTGGTGAGCGTCAGCAATGTGGTGGAGACCATCGTCATGCTTCTGCACGACCACGGCCTGATGGACCTGTACCCGGGTATTCTGCGTCACCTGGACAACATCATCGACGTGATGATCTGCAGCTCGGTGGTGTCCTCGCTCTCCTTCCTGAGCACCATCGCGGCGGACCGCTATATCACCATCTTCTACGCGCTGCGTTACCACAGCATCATGACCACGCAGCGGGCCGTGACCATCATCGCCGCCGTGTGGCTGGCCAGCATCACCTCCAGCATCTTCTTCATCGTCTACCACACAGACAACGCCGTCATCGTGTGCCTGGTGACCTTCTTCTGCTCCAGCCTGGTCTTCAACGCCGTGCTCTACATGCACATGTTCCTTCTGGCCCGCATGCACTCACGGAGCATCCCCGCCAACTTTAATAAGAAGCGGCGGCCTTCTACCAGCATGAAGGGAGCCATCACGCTCACCATCCTACTGGGCGTCTTCATCGTATGCTGGGGACCTTTCTTCCTGCACCTCATCCTCATACTCACCTGCCCCACCAGCCCCTTCTGCAACTGCTTCTTCCAGAACTTTAACCTCTTTCTCATCCTTATCATCTGTAACTCCCTTATAGACCCACTCATCTACGCCTACAGGAGCCAGGAGCTGCGCAAAACACTCAAGGAGCTTCTCTTGTGCTCCTGGTTCTTTGGCTCCGACTGA